GCCACGAGAGCAGCGGCGAGAGCGGAGCTGGCCCCTGCCGTCTGGAGAGGGGCAGAgggcggcagaggaggaggagcggggaagaagaaaggctcCAGGTTCTCCCCCGCGCCCCCAGCGGCAGGGGCGTGgctgcctgcgcccgcgcccgccctgcAGCAGCAGCGGGCGGCAGGCACGGCCAGGCTGTCCAAGCCGAGCCGGCGGCAGGGAGCGGCCAGGCTGCCTGCGCCGCGCGCGGCGGCAGGGCCGCCTGCGCCGCGCCCGCAGCGGCGGGGCTGCCTACGCCCGCGCCCGCAGCGGCGGGGCCGCTGCCGCGCCCGCGCGGGGCcacccacgcccgcgcccgcggcTGCGCCGGCACCGCCCGCGGCCGcagcgacagcggcggcggccgggccTTCCGCGTCCGCGGCAAGGAGGCCAGCGCCGCGCGCTGGGCCCAGGACGggtagggaagggaggggaaagcCTGGAAGTAGgttggggagggagggggagggcggccagccatggcggcggcaagAAATCGGCCAGCGGCGCCTGGCGGCTGGGTggggaaggggaggaggaaaGCCTAGCTCTATACCATGCTAGAGTTGTGATTTCATCAGGCTAACCCTAGAAGGAGGGTAGCAATGTATATTGGTCATAcatgggcctcatgggcctaATACACATACTCTCATACTCCAACAAAATCCTCTCTAACAATTTTGCACTAGACACAAGTATGGAGGCAATTGAACTGTCGTCTTGGGTCCCATGACGGCCACCACCTCTTGGTACGAGGTAATGCTTCGGATATGGTCTTTGGAGGtatggggggggggggagaggtgACCTGTTCTCAAGTGACAGATTAAGGATGTAACCCCTTTTCCTGGCAGCAGCACAGAAGTACTTCGAGTCCACAAACTTTGGCTGAATATCATACAAGAATCTCGATATGGTAGTCTAGACACCTTTTGGAGCAAGAACAACATTCTCATAGTAGAAGTATGGTGGATCAATAGCTTGTGCAGCTGGTCTTGACCACTGGTTTTGGCAAGTAAATCCAACCATTGGATGTGGGAGAGGCATGGgttcatcatagctaccatctaATGGGCCCTACTTCCCTGTGgcttctccctccctcccccctccCTCTGTTTCCATCCATAACCTtcctttgtttctctctccctccatagGAATTAATCCTCGAGTATTGCAAACACAGTTCCATTATCAATACCATTCAATTAGAACTAAATCTTATTGCAGACTTATATGGACAGTTCACCTAAGACGAACCTCATAGTCAGACAAATTGCCATAGTAACCATCTCCTGCAGTCTGTGAAGCATAAATTGAATCCACCAGAACAGAAATAGATGCATCCTGCCCGCATCTAGTAATAGCCAGTGCAGGCACAAAAATAGGTCAGCGGAAAAATCTTTTTGTATTTCCTGTGGTCTTCCACTCTTCCTGTTATGGTACAAGTAATGCTACAATAGGAGTAGAATGCTGGTTCAAACAGCAATTTCTATATCATGTCTAGGACTTTCATTGATCTGCTTACTTCAGGTTTCTGTTGCCTTGCATTCACTAGTACACATTGGCATGTTTTACCGATAAACAAATATTAACTATGTTATGCTATCAACGATTCcagcttaccttataatccgcactattcagcttgtttttcagccggaaacagtgttttctctcacaacaattcagccagaacagtgttttttcagctagtttcagccaagtttcagcaagccaacCGGGGGCCGATAGTTTACATTCTACGTATTCTATTTTCACTAATCTTGGCTATTATGGCTTACCAAACAGGTTTTGTATGGACTAGAGTACGCATATGCATTGGATGATCTTAGACGAGCTTTCATGGAGTCATGTAAATCAAATTCTGGCAATCCTGAAGTCCAGTATGCAGAAATTCTGTGTTCAGTTATGAGTCCATCAAGTACTACAGAAGAAAACACAATTCCCTCAGTTGAGTGGCCACCTCTTGTAACGGAGATATCACAAGAAACAGCGATGTAGCAACATTCCTGGACAATCGTTATGGCATGAAATGTTCCAGTTCCACACAAAAGTACAGCCTTGGTGGCATTACATGGAATATTTCAGTTGATGAGAAAATGGAGGACTATTTGATATTTTGGATTGGACAAGATAACtcagcatttgccaacatagtccTTACcttcaaataaatgtgaaatagGTGTGTTTTCATCCTCATTTTGTGTATGGCAGGAGGATTGTTTTAATTTGTGCAAGTCTTGTTTTCCTAAGCTTGTAGTTGTTTTTCTCTTGAATAATCAGCAGTGTGATATTCAAATACTGCATATGGCAACCAATGTGATGTACTTGGAGTACAGCTTGTTTgaaatctaaaatttgattcttgATCGGCAGTGATCTTGTAACTTCTGCTTAGCGATGCATGATGCAGATCTTATAGTCCTCTTCTTTACATTATTTGCAACTGCACATGCTTACATTTTCCATTCTGTAATTGATCATCTTAGTAAGTTTTAAATAATCTTCCATTTGGTAAGGTAATTGCTCTAATGCAGGGGTCTTCTGAAtgtgatgcatttgaatgttaATGTTTCTTTTGTAGTTAGATATGACGCAATAGAAAATCAACTCACAGCTGACATCTCTCATCTGATGAAAATTCTTAGGCGAAGGTACTTTGTTTTTGCAGCATTCATGTACTTTTTCTTACATTATTTGGTACTGCTTACAAAATATAATTTTTAATTGTAGGTATTACCTTGTGGAGAAGGCAAAGGATGCAAACATTATTGGCATTTTGGTGGGAACTCTGGGTGTTGGTATGCACATTGTTAACTTGAACATAAAAAGTAGTTATGCCAATGTTGAGGCACTGTTAGATTGTGACGTCAGCTATGAGGTTTACCTTTATATTTCAGCCATGCATGCCTCTTAGAAAGGCACTATACCATGCAAGATCTGATCCATGCCTGATCGGTTTCATCACAAGGCTGGTTTAGTTTGGCTATAAGCAGATCAAGCGGGAGATGAACTCCCTAAACTAGTTTCATGGTTTGCCTAGACCAGACATTCCTAGTTTCTTTACTGGTCAATTGATTTTGTGCATTCCCATAATCCAAATACGACCACTTTACTTGAATATTATTATTTTAGTTCTCATGTTATCTGGCCTGGAATTTTGCTAGAAAACTCTTAAATTTTGTGATGTGGTGCATTGCACTCCTTGATGATGCAGCTGGTTATCTTCATATAAATCGAACAAATGAAAGAACTGATCAAGGCCGCTGGAAAGAATCTTATACATTGGTCATGGGCAGGCCTAATTCTGCAAAAACTTGCGAATTTTCCAGAGGTGTGCTACTTTAATTTAACTCTGAACTGTTTTTCTCTGTTCACCTATCTATACCATCTGACATTGTTTTTCCTTGGAGCAGTGCGAagtttttatttatgtttcttGTGCCCAACCGCTTTGCTGGATAGCAAGGATTTTTTAGCTCCAGTTATTACACCTTTTGAAGCTGTACTAGCTTTTGGCAGGTATGCTACATTATTGTCCTCTAATAGAACCCAAGATACTTGTATTGTTTGTGCCTGATTACAAATCTATATGAAGGGTGGCATCATTTACATAATTTTGCTATGGTTCTGATGCCAGAAGCAACATGTTTTCAGGGGAAGAGAGTGGACTGGAGAATATCTTTTGGATTTCAAGGATTTGATCACTTTAGAGAAGCAAGAGTTGCGAGCACAACAGAAGAAGCACGTTTTTCTTTTATCAAAGGTGTCTATGTGGAAGATAATTGCCCCCAAGGTACATCATATGCAGATGGGTCTATCCATCTGTCACTGTTTGAACAAGTTCTGTCCTTTAATAGTGCTGTGGTTGGCTCACTCATTTGCTTTTATTttgtttcatctttttttttaCTAATTATCACACATGTTTTCTAATCGTTTGCCCCCCCACAGAAAATGAGGAGGCAATCAGAAATGTTGCTCGCACTGGCTGAGGTAACAGAAAAGGCACTAAGCATCCAAAACCAGCACAATGACGCTGTCCTTTACCCAAGGAAGAGCAATGTCCTCAATCGATTACTCAAGGCACTTCATACCGTGGTCTAAGTGGAGAATATGAAGGTACAGTGCCTAATTCAATCTTGGTAGGCAGACCGGCAGGGCCGCTGGTTTACAGTGATGAGAAAACCGAGAACGCACAATGAATGTAGCATCGTGCCCGTTAACCCGTTTACTACAGGCTCCCTTGTTTTGGCGGGTGAAAAACCAGGGTGCACCAATGATTCATCTTACCCTGGATGGTTTACCAATCTTTGCCTTTTGTTTTGGTGGAGAAATAGGTTTACAGACAATTGTCAATATTTTTATCGACGAGAAAACACCTGTTTTAGCCCTAGGGAATTTGTGTTGTACTGATCGTTCAGGTGGCTGTTTTGCATAGAAACTAAGTGTGCATAGTCGGTTTGGGATGCATGTCACAAGTTTTACGAATTTGTGTGAGGTTGTTTCTAACGACTGTGGCATGTGTTCAGAAGATGAGATATACGTTGTTCACAAGTCACAACCTGTCCTGTAGTCGTCCATTATGTTTGTACAAGATAAAGGTTTACCCTGTATATTCTTATTCATTGACTACTAGGAGTAGTTTCTTGAAGCACCATTTGGGAAAACTTTTTATCTAGTTTGCCAACGATTACAGCTGTTTCGGACATCTTGTACACGCTGATAGAAGTCTCACAGTGAGGCGGACATACTGAGGTCCCCAAAGAACGAAATTTCACCCTCAACCTGAAGCCATCAAACTTGACCATGGGATATCCATCATGCGGTTCATCGTAGAATTAGGAACACCATGATACGAATTAACTTTGCTTTGAAATATGGAACTACTAGCGTCTGGACAGACGGGGCGTTTGTCCGTTCGCGCCTGCAGTCCGCTTCCCGCGCCATTTCATGTGCCCATGCGGGCCCGTGTAacatcctcggtgttacactctaaaccaactactaaccacctcatgagcatcatatttatgtgttagaACATGTGGAAAAGTGAAAATAGAATTTTGGTTGTACTAAAATGCCCAACGAAGATTAGTTACGGAAGGTTCTAGTGCTTGTGTGTTATCGAGTAGGCTTATAAAATAATTTTTTAAGCAAAATGTTATAAACCATGTATGTGACATTTAAATAAAGTATGAAGTACAAacttgtagatgacaatgcaactttttatcttaggaaaataatattgctagctagtatttctaatagcttagaaatggaacttgaaatcaaatccagctcaagtttGAAAACATTTTGACAAGGCTATGTGgtgaatttaattttgaaaaatttagCTAAAGGTCAGTGCTATGTTTTTGTTCTGTATGGTAGTTTGATGTACCCTCTTTAGCATGGTTTAGGTGGTCGAGCCTCAATAAAATCGATTTAGTTTTGGCAAACGCTTTTAAAAGCTGTGCACGAACATCATCTCGGGCTAGTTGGCtgggtggacgcggtcaccacgcTCGGGAGCGCGACGTCACCATGTTTGGCCGCCCATTCGCACGCGCGCTTGCCGCGTGTTGGCCCACAGAGGCCGCCCTCGGCCTGGCCGCGGCCTGACTACGGCTTGGCTGCTGCTAGCCGTCGTGCTGCTGCCCCACCTCGCTGCCGCATTGCTGGCCGTCGTGCCTACCGCTGGCCGACTGCCTGGCCGGTCGTGGGCCACTAGCCGCCTCTGGCCCGTAGCCGcacggtgctgctgctgctgttgccgctGTGGCACCATGCTGTGTTTGCTGTTGCTCGCCTCGTCGCCGCGCGCACGTGCGCTGGCTCCCTGCTGCCTTGCGCCATCGCCTCGCCTTAATGGTGCTATGGCCGCACATGCCGCGCTCCCCAACTGCCTACGCGCGCACACGTTTTCTAGCTACGTTGTCCTCGTAGCGAGCGCGCAGGTTGCTGTCTCAGGTCCGGCCTACCGCTTGCCACCAAGGCGAGGATGGCCAGAGCTCGGACCTACCCTCCTCCCTACCGTCTCTGCCGTCTGAGCTGTGACCATGAAATCCACCAGAGAGAGATCACCTCCAACTCGATTCAACTTGTCCGTGGCCTCGCCATTAAGCCACCTAGATGCCCGACCCCATCCTGCCTTGAGTTGAGCCCGGTCCAAGCCTCAATTTGGCCACTTCCCTGCCGCCGGGCCACTAAGGTCCGCGCTCGTCCAGCGCGGGTGGCAACACCCTCAACGGAGCCGTGAGAGGCCGGTCCAGCTGCACCATTAGCTCCGcttgactccctcttcaccctaCAGCTCATCAGCCCGAACCGCTACCACTACCCCGGCGCCGCTGATGCGGCCGTGTCCACCGCCGCACGACTCGATCACATGCGTCCAGCTCTCCTCCGCCATCCTCTACTCCAACTATCAATTCGGTCGAGTCCATGGTAGCTCCTGATGCTCACCCGCTAGCTGGTTAGGTCTATAGCTGTCCTAGTTCACCAGAACGGTCATGCCACCGTCGTGGATGCCGCACGTCGCTGCAGCCCTCACCAGTGAGCCCTGCCACCCCTCACCGCCACCCATCATAGTAGTTTAGGCGGGGATGGTGATCGACCCACCTTGATGGGTCCCGCGCAAATCCCAGGTGGCCGGCGTAGCCACCCTATGCCGCTGCTCGCCACGCCGCCATGCACATCGTTGCCCGAGGGTGTGTGCGGGGAAATTAGGAAAAACTCAGGGGGTTAAATGATTCGTCAGAGAGAGGAAGAAATAGTGTTAGGATTTAGGTGTAGTTCGGGAGAAGTCCGAAGGCTCTTTTACAAAGCGCCAGCGCGCGCTGGCTCCCCCACCGTGGGCCGTCTCACGCGTGGGCCGCGTCTGCGCGGGCCACGCAGTTGAATccgctttttctttttcttagtaatagtttttccatttgaatttctgagctagatttgtataattgatataaaatcatgtaggtgtctaaAAATTGCGAAACAATTTTATTAGGTTCcaaaaattgtgatctatctggtAGTATAGATAGATCATGCATATCTGTGTGGATACTAAGggctattaaattatttgaaagtgcttaatattattaggggtaattattgtaggaattttttgtgataaattggtgatagctttaatcttgaattttttaccatagttttcattgtattattatgtgctcactgaatttttgtggccttagacTGGACTAAACAGTAGGATAGTTAAATGTTCTTTGTTTAAATATACATTAAAATCTTTAATAGAAATAAAGACATACCATTGAATTGCGAAACTAGGTGCTTGTTAGTTGAACataacactttgcttgatgaagatgatagtttagcttaatatcttagtcattagagctagtttgTTAGTATGGCATCTGTGTTCGTATTTTAAAAGTTGTTATTGCCTAAATACTAAATcgtttgcatcatcatcatcgcatgcatatagagaacgagtcggCGGAGATTGTGACCACCAGCGAGtatgagtttgaggagatcgtcgaggagtacgaggaggagattctcatgcaggaggaggtcccggatcCACCACTGACTGATGCAgttgacaccacgcctgcccaaggcaagcccctggtgcataacccttatttttgataatcaactatatgtatatatgtgatatgcatttacgttacaggaattttatggaaaccacatgcatagatatatctgtcctatgagtcttacttgtgcaggtttgagtagctgctatgcttaggtttttggtagccgtgagtaacctaccgttactcacaataggtgattattataattactctcatgataaaaatgatgaaaggaaaatagagTACCGGACagagatatggtatgggtattggtgggtgtaacgagttgtgtcccacgaccacggggcttagcttggttacactactttccctgtccgtgtcgattgaggaccatccatTGCTTGGATGGTagtaggtcacaaacttattatcctgagcacatacttgcttatgggagcgagaaggctcgttacgctcttgtcatgggtttcagcTTTTTtcaaaccgactgattggaggtggggaaaggtggaggtctaagcaccatattaagaccgggtctcaagtgtgggggcatggaatctagtttggacggggaacctagaccccatgataggagtggaatgggttggtcttgtttatgcctggggtacaagtgaggcgtgtgttttggggtacccagctgggatacattggttcgcgaatcgccgtttCCATGAGacagtatgacttggctatggtctagcaccatagtaaaaaCAGgaagatgaaatatggtaaattggttctgattgctcaacccttgcttgaaagttgaGCATGTGCTTACCttgaatggttagctaatgaagtaatgatgactgctaattaaacttgaccttaaggatgcactattagtaatgctttccgcaagTAAAAGAAAATAGCagaccatattgcctatcatgttCCTTgcgagtcgggaaactattcccactagtcaggtaagtcttgcgagtacattgtgtactcagggtttattttaccctgttgcaggtgcagcttgaggagttagctcttatgtggaggattcttctagtgggcacagatggatccatgTATCGTTTCCACTAGATGATTATTACATTTTTTcactatttaattatcgcactttgaactctggtattgtaataaataattttcaagactctatattgtatgaaatggactaagtattgtaagctcgtactcattattgaattctagaggtaaaacatggattgattcgagttctcccatggggtgtggcTCGAtgaaactgtccgatgtagctaacttttggggtgcttagtgttctagtggaagatgagcgcctccaaaagcatgttatttcgggcAGTTTTGCCATAGCCCACGCTGCTTCGCTTAGAGGCACCGTCTGAGAGCTGCCTCAGCCACCGCTGACCACTAGCGAGGGCCATGGTATGCCCGTAGCCACTAACTATCATGGAGGCAAGAAACACCGTTGGAACTCTGATCCACACCAACCAGATGGAGATCCGCTGCACTTGGTCCtatttacttttgaaacatcaagatgcaaacacttgcaacatataaaaGAAAACATATAAAACACCTGAACACATTCTTCTGAACACTTGcaaaaaaaacacctgaaaaacacttgaaaactattgcaaacatacgcaatatccatataaaacacttgcaacatatgtggtgaaacgtatgcaacatctagataatcACACTTGCAACAATACGtccaaaacacttgtaacatacctctgaaacacttgaaagatATGCTTGCAGCATGTGTTTTTAATAGACGCAACATCTCCTCgctgcttgggagaatggaggctcaTCAGCGTGTGGAGTTTGCCGGAGACAGCAGCTCGATGACGCTTGTAAGCAATGACTTGGTGGTGCTTGTACGCGGTATGCCGATGGCAGCGGCTGTGCGATGCAGTAGGGAGGCAGCGACTGCGCGCCACGCCTAGTAGGGCTGGTAGCCGAGCGCCGTGACTCATAGGCGGCTGCACGCTACGCCTAGCAGGGCCGACAGTCGTGTATTGAGACTGGgatgagagcagccatgcaccatGCCTAGCAGGGTGatgagcagatcgatctgcccagtggcatggcctgctttccaagcacgatgccatggaaaggcgccccgGTCGACCGGAtgcgcgatcggtcgatgcccatggcatcgagcatttcagcatacatgatgttgaggtcgctgcctccatccatcatccccttggtgagccgctttatgccaatgatcgggtcgaccatgatCGGATATCTTCCGGTTGCGGGACGCTTTTCGGGTGGTcgggtccgatcaaaggttacgATGGGTCTCCAACCATCGGAGGAAGAAAGACATGGCCGgctcggccatatagacctcacgaCACACAAGCCTtatggcggcgcttggagtcataggccgctgaccctccaaagatcttgaggcagccatctagcgttGAAAATCCGTCGTCCTTCCCCTCAGTGTTGTCTGTggctggcttgggctccttcctatgctcccccttgttggagcctctagacaagaaccgcttcatgaggatgcaagtccttgtataggtgcttgatggagaaagcatggtttgggcatgacccttcgagcagcttcttgaagtggtccaaggtaccctcggtgggcttctaACCCCCCTTGCGGTCGGTAGTGGCCATGACCGAGCCCTcacgccgctgcttgttcttcttcttattgggggcaattggaggcaccttcgccggcgtccttgtcccgctttgccttgcccttggggtgATTGAAAATCACCCCGACCACCTCATCGCCCGAGGCATGACTGGCAgtgatgtcaaggagctccttggtcaTCCATGGGCCCATATgtctgtagggtcaagatggcagactagaggggggatgaatagtcctttctaaatttaatcgcgccggctaaccgaaaaaaatgcggaattaaataatcggtctagccaatacaacacccctctatcgaagttcacaagcaccttatataGATCCTAATTAAGAAACAAAGGTgtcgggtgaaaggtcctaatggctagagggggggtgaatagcctattaaaaatttctacaacaacacttaacaaccggttagacaattataaggtgaagcaagtgttgcgctagcctactaaaaaatgcaagccacctaccacaattctagtttatatagtttttatccacacaatggctatgtcactatactgagttagtgcgctctcaaattgctaactaaagagccacactaaccaaactaacaagctctcacaactagctatactaaagagcttgacaactagttttgcggtaatgtaaagagagtgagcaaaatggttataccgccgtattgaggaaggagccaatcaatcacaagaatgaataccaatgaagaccaatcacctcgaaatcaaatgatgacacaatgatttttaccgagggttcacttgcttgccggtaagctagtcctcgttgtggcgattcaactcacttggaggtttcacacgctaattggcatcacacgccaaaccctcaatagagtgccacacaaccaacacaagatgaggatcatacaagtcgcgagcaatccactagagtaccttttagctctctgctggggaaaggtcaagaacccctcacaatcaccacgatcggagctggagacaatcagcCACCCTTTGCTcggacgatccttgctgctctaggccatctaggtggcgacaaccaccaagagtgacaagcgaatcccacagcgaaacacgaacaccaagtgcctccagATTGCAAACactaaagcaatgcacttggattctatcctaatctcacaaagatgatgaatcaatgatggagatgagtgggagggcttcggctaagctcacaaggttgctatgtcaatgcaaatggccaagagggtgagctagagctggccatggggcttaaatagaagctcccaagAATAGAGCCGTTTGTACCCTGAACATACTGACCGAACTCAGGCCTTGAGCATCCGATCATTTcttgcgccagcgttcggtcatgagaCAGAAAACCGCAAGCTCACtgccgccactgaccggacacgccgggtccttcagagaccaacgTTCGGTCATCTTAGAGTGACCccgttcacctgagtttagggcgctggtggcaccatcggactatccgcactctacgggcggacactctactagtgaagtttctaacccttgctcaaatgtgccaaccaccaagtgtatcaccttgtgcacatgtgttagcatattttcacaaacattttcaagggtgttagcaatccactagatcctaaatgcatatgcaatgagttagaccatttagtggcactttgataactgtattccgatacgagttttcacccctcttaatagtatggctatcgatcctaaatgtgatcacactcactaagtgtctcgatcaccaaaacaaaatggctcctactatttatacctttgccttgagccttttgtttttctctttcttcttttcaagtcccaagcacttgatcatcaccatggcatcgcca
This window of the Miscanthus floridulus cultivar M001 unplaced genomic scaffold, ASM1932011v1 os_1918, whole genome shotgun sequence genome carries:
- the LOC136534411 gene encoding actin-binding protein wsp1-like — encoded protein: MAGRPPPPSPTYFQAFPSLPYPSWAQRAALASLPRTRKARPPPLSLRPRAVPAQPRARAWVAPRGRGSGPAAAGAGVGSPAAAGAAQAALPPRAAQAAWPLPAAGSAWTAWPCLPPAAAAGRARAQAATPLPLGARGRTWSLSSSPLLLLCRPLPLSRRQGPAPLSPLLSWLHGLLLLTARPG